One stretch of Streptomyces sp. MMBL 11-1 DNA includes these proteins:
- a CDS encoding acyltransferase domain-containing protein yields MLPATARDHSYRTTRRPRPVALLLPGQGAQHPGMAAGLYRHDPEFTAAVDEVLEHFGAEGARIRADWTGEGPPSVPLDDVRRAQPLLFAVDYGLARMVLGWGVRPTALLGHSAGELVAAALAGVVPLPEAVAMVRERVRAAVRIPAGGMLAVGLAADRLAPYVTDDVAVAAVNANQQTMLAGSKAPLAAVLERLRHDGHAVMVVPATSPFHSPAMEPAAKEVEAAYRSMAFRPPDLALYSGYTGSLMTPEEACSPRFWARQITDTVHFADALESLLAVEDMLLLEAGPRQTLTAFARRHRAVRHGASIAVPLLPARPGTPDRDRAAVRAAADALAEEGHELAWAAVGTRAVPSPVADRGRGVGHTPRGSS; encoded by the coding sequence ATGCTCCCCGCAACCGCTCGGGACCACAGCTACCGGACGACCCGCAGGCCCCGGCCCGTGGCGCTCCTCCTGCCGGGCCAGGGCGCCCAGCACCCCGGCATGGCGGCCGGGCTCTACCGGCACGACCCGGAGTTCACCGCCGCCGTCGACGAGGTGCTCGAACACTTCGGTGCGGAGGGCGCGCGCATCCGGGCCGACTGGACCGGGGAGGGCCCGCCGTCGGTGCCCCTCGACGACGTCCGCCGCGCGCAGCCGCTGCTGTTCGCCGTCGACTACGGCCTGGCCCGGATGGTGCTGGGCTGGGGCGTCCGCCCCACCGCCCTGCTCGGCCACAGCGCCGGCGAACTCGTCGCGGCGGCTCTCGCCGGTGTCGTCCCGCTGCCCGAGGCCGTCGCGATGGTACGGGAGCGGGTCCGCGCCGCGGTGCGGATTCCGGCGGGCGGCATGCTCGCCGTGGGACTCGCCGCCGACCGGCTCGCGCCGTACGTCACCGATGACGTCGCCGTCGCCGCCGTCAACGCCAACCAGCAGACCATGCTGGCCGGTTCGAAGGCCCCGCTCGCGGCCGTGCTGGAGCGGCTGCGGCACGACGGCCACGCCGTCATGGTCGTGCCCGCGACCAGCCCCTTCCACTCCCCGGCGATGGAGCCGGCCGCGAAGGAGGTCGAGGCCGCCTACCGTTCGATGGCGTTCCGTCCGCCCGACCTCGCCCTCTACTCCGGCTACACCGGCTCCCTCATGACCCCCGAGGAGGCGTGCAGTCCGCGCTTCTGGGCCCGGCAGATCACGGACACCGTCCACTTCGCGGACGCGCTCGAATCGCTGCTCGCCGTCGAGGACATGCTCCTGCTGGAGGCCGGGCCGCGTCAGACGCTCACGGCTTTCGCCCGCCGCCACCGCGCGGTGCGGCACGGCGCCAGCATCGCGGTGCCCCTGCTGCCCGCCCGGCCCGGCACCCCGGACCGGGACCGGGCAGCCGTCCGCGCGGCGGCGGACGCCCTGGCGGAGGAGGGGCACGAGCTGGCGTGGGCCGCGGTGGGAACCCGGGCCGTACCGAGCCCGGTGGCCGATCGTGGGCGGGGCGTCGGCCACACCCCTCGGGGGTCGTCTTGA
- a CDS encoding NDP-hexose 2,3-dehydratase family protein — MTTWPRTPRAGAPASYDAPHLRIARSVVADPGTGGAARFHRWLAAQREHADMRVRQVPLEDLAGWRTDPATGNLVHETGRFYSVEGLDAHLPGAPVERWQQPIINQPEVGILGILVKEFDGVLHCLMQAKIEPGNHNGLQLSPTVQATRSNYTRVHRGAEVPYLRHFRDTSRHRVLADVRQSEQGAWFFRKRNRNMVVQATEDIETRPGFIWLTLRQLHELLRLDDLVNMDARSVLACLPFTGPGLPHVLGAPGDDFTAALVRSCDGRADAPEELAGVLHWITEARTRREAAAERVPLRALAAWRREDGRIAHESGRFFRVSGVDVTAVGREVGAWAQPMIEPRGQGVIAFLARRIDGVLHLLVHAATEPGYVDVVELAPTVQCTPDSLAALPAGARPPHLDAVLNADPERIRFDAVHSEEGGRFYHARNRYLIVETDEDHGAAGPDHRWLTVSQLVALVRHSHYVNVQARCLLACLHGLTARPGPVQPSAALS; from the coding sequence TTGACCACATGGCCGCGGACGCCACGGGCCGGGGCCCCGGCCTCGTACGACGCACCCCACCTGCGGATCGCCCGATCGGTGGTGGCGGACCCCGGGACCGGTGGCGCGGCCCGGTTCCACCGCTGGCTCGCCGCGCAGAGGGAGCACGCCGACATGCGGGTCCGGCAGGTCCCGCTGGAGGACCTCGCCGGCTGGCGCACCGACCCCGCCACCGGGAACCTCGTCCACGAGACGGGCCGCTTCTACTCCGTCGAGGGCCTCGACGCGCACCTGCCCGGCGCGCCGGTCGAACGGTGGCAGCAGCCGATCATCAACCAGCCGGAGGTGGGCATCCTGGGCATCCTGGTCAAGGAGTTCGACGGTGTCCTCCACTGCCTGATGCAGGCGAAGATCGAGCCGGGCAACCACAACGGTCTCCAGCTGTCGCCCACCGTCCAGGCCACACGCAGCAACTACACCCGGGTGCACCGGGGGGCCGAGGTACCCTACCTGCGTCACTTCCGCGACACCTCGCGTCACCGGGTGCTCGCCGACGTACGCCAGTCCGAACAGGGCGCCTGGTTCTTCCGCAAACGCAACCGCAACATGGTGGTCCAGGCGACCGAGGACATCGAGACGCGCCCGGGGTTCATCTGGTTGACGCTCCGTCAGCTGCACGAGCTGCTCAGGCTCGACGACCTGGTGAACATGGACGCCCGCTCGGTCCTGGCCTGCCTGCCCTTCACCGGGCCCGGTCTGCCGCACGTCCTGGGCGCGCCCGGGGACGACTTCACGGCCGCGCTCGTCCGCTCCTGCGACGGGCGCGCCGACGCCCCCGAGGAGCTGGCCGGCGTACTGCACTGGATCACCGAGGCCCGTACCCGCCGCGAGGCGGCCGCCGAACGGGTCCCGCTCCGGGCGCTGGCCGCCTGGCGCAGGGAGGACGGCCGGATCGCGCACGAGAGCGGCCGGTTCTTCCGGGTCTCGGGGGTCGACGTCACCGCCGTCGGCCGCGAGGTCGGCGCCTGGGCCCAGCCCATGATCGAACCCCGTGGCCAGGGCGTGATCGCCTTCCTCGCCCGCAGGATCGACGGCGTCCTGCACCTGCTCGTCCACGCCGCCACGGAACCGGGGTACGTGGACGTCGTCGAGCTGGCCCCGACCGTGCAGTGCACCCCGGACAGCCTCGCCGCGCTGCCGGCCGGGGCCCGCCCGCCCCACCTGGACGCGGTGCTGAACGCGGACCCCGAGCGGATTCGCTTCGACGCGGTGCACTCCGAGGAGGGCGGCCGCTTCTACCACGCCCGCAACCGCTATCTGATCGTGGAGACCGACGAGGACCACGGAGCGGCCGGCCCGGACCACCGCTGGCTCACGGTCTCCCAGCTGGTCGCCCTGGTACGGCACAGCCACTACGTGAACGTGCAGGCGCGCTGCCTGCTCGCCTGCCTCCACGGCCTGACCGCCCGGCCCGGCCCCGTACAGCCTTCCGCAGCCCTGTCGTAA